In a genomic window of Pseudoxanthomonas sp. Root65:
- a CDS encoding polyamine ABC transporter substrate-binding protein, protein MKLRVLATTLALCTLAACGGKSGADGGDAAGGAKQVNVYNWSDYIAEDTIPNFEKATGIKVTYDVFDSNEVLETKLLAGSSGYDVVVPTMNFLGRQIQAGVFLPLDKSKIPNYANLDPAIMKRLENQDPGNQHAIPYMWGTTGIGYNVDKVKAAFGNTDIANSLDIVFKPENISKLKDCGVTFLDTPSEIIPIALNYLGEDPNSQDPAVIDKGAALLKTIRPYITNFHSSQYIDAMANGDTCLVVGWSGDIIQARDRAVDAKNGVNIAYAIPKEGAPQWFDMLAIPKDAKHLDEAYAFINHLLDPQVMANNSNFISYPNAIPKAKELMDTSITGDPTIYPTPEVEAKLFTFAIITPEVDRQYTRIWTELKTGK, encoded by the coding sequence ATGAAACTGCGCGTACTGGCAACCACCCTGGCCCTGTGTACCCTTGCCGCCTGCGGCGGAAAATCCGGCGCTGACGGCGGCGATGCCGCTGGCGGCGCGAAACAGGTCAACGTCTACAACTGGTCGGACTACATCGCCGAGGACACCATCCCGAACTTCGAGAAGGCCACCGGCATCAAGGTGACCTACGACGTGTTCGACAGCAACGAGGTGCTGGAAACCAAGCTGCTGGCCGGCAGCAGCGGCTACGACGTGGTCGTGCCGACGATGAACTTCCTCGGGCGGCAGATCCAGGCCGGCGTGTTCCTGCCGCTGGACAAGAGCAAGATCCCCAACTACGCCAACCTCGACCCGGCCATCATGAAGCGGCTGGAAAACCAGGATCCGGGCAACCAGCACGCCATTCCCTACATGTGGGGCACCACCGGCATCGGCTACAACGTCGACAAGGTCAAGGCCGCGTTCGGCAACACCGACATCGCCAACAGCCTGGACATCGTGTTCAAGCCGGAGAACATCAGCAAGCTGAAGGACTGCGGCGTGACGTTCCTCGATACGCCGTCGGAGATCATCCCGATCGCGCTGAACTACCTGGGCGAGGATCCCAACAGCCAGGACCCGGCCGTGATCGACAAAGGCGCCGCGCTGCTGAAGACGATCCGCCCCTACATCACCAATTTCCATTCCTCGCAGTACATCGACGCGATGGCCAACGGCGACACCTGCCTGGTGGTCGGCTGGTCCGGCGACATCATCCAGGCGCGCGACCGCGCGGTCGATGCCAAGAATGGCGTCAACATCGCCTATGCCATCCCGAAGGAAGGCGCGCCGCAGTGGTTCGACATGCTGGCCATCCCGAAGGACGCCAAGCACCTGGACGAGGCGTACGCCTTCATCAACCACCTGCTCGACCCGCAGGTGATGGCCAACAACTCCAACTTCATCAGCTACCCGAACGCCATCCCGAAGGCCAAGGAACTGATGGACACCTCGATCACCGGCGATCCGACCATCTATCCGACGCCCGAGGTGGAAGCCAAGCTGTTCACCTTCGCCATCATCACGCCCGAGGTCGATCGCCAGTACACGCGTATCTGGACCGAACTGAAGACGGGCAAGTAA
- a CDS encoding polyamine ABC transporter substrate-binding protein: protein MKLKTLTVVLAASVLAACGGKEGASADGAPSKTLNVYNWSDYIAEDTIPNFEQQSGVRVTYDVFDSDEMVETKLLAGSSGYDVVVPSLSFLGRQIQAGVFLPLDKSKLPNLKNLDPNMLERIALQDPGNQYAVPYLWGTSGIGYNVDKIKAIFGDTAVTGSWDVVFKPENAAKLKDCGITVLDTPSELIPIALNYLGEDPHSFDPAVIDKAAALLTSIRPYIRNFHSSSYINDLANGDVCLVVGWSGDIIQARDRAAESGNGVNVAYSIPKEGAPQWFDMLAIPKDAKNVDNAYAFINYLLDPKVAAANTNYVTYPNPVPASKPLVDKSIADDPTIYPPADVDAKLFTFAVLPPDVDRQYTRIWTELKTGR from the coding sequence ATGAAGCTCAAGACCCTCACCGTCGTGCTGGCCGCCAGCGTGCTGGCCGCCTGTGGCGGCAAGGAAGGAGCGTCCGCCGATGGCGCGCCGTCGAAGACATTGAACGTCTACAACTGGTCCGACTACATCGCCGAGGACACCATCCCGAATTTCGAGCAGCAGTCGGGCGTCAGGGTCACCTACGACGTGTTCGACAGCGATGAGATGGTCGAGACCAAGCTGCTGGCCGGCAGCAGCGGGTATGACGTGGTGGTGCCGTCGCTCAGCTTCCTGGGCCGGCAGATCCAGGCGGGCGTGTTCCTGCCGCTGGACAAGAGCAAGCTGCCCAACCTGAAGAACCTCGACCCGAACATGCTCGAGCGCATCGCGCTGCAGGATCCGGGCAACCAGTACGCCGTGCCCTACCTTTGGGGCACCAGCGGCATCGGCTACAACGTCGACAAGATCAAGGCCATCTTCGGCGACACCGCCGTCACCGGCAGCTGGGACGTGGTGTTCAAGCCGGAGAACGCGGCCAAGTTGAAGGACTGCGGCATCACCGTGCTGGACACGCCGTCGGAACTGATCCCGATCGCGCTGAACTACCTGGGCGAGGATCCGCACAGCTTCGATCCGGCGGTGATCGACAAGGCCGCGGCGCTGCTGACGTCGATCCGGCCGTACATCCGCAACTTCCATTCGTCGTCGTACATCAACGACCTGGCCAACGGCGATGTCTGCCTGGTGGTGGGCTGGTCGGGCGACATCATCCAGGCGCGCGATCGCGCCGCCGAGTCCGGCAACGGCGTCAACGTGGCGTATTCCATTCCGAAGGAAGGCGCGCCCCAGTGGTTCGACATGCTGGCCATCCCCAAGGATGCGAAGAACGTCGACAACGCCTACGCCTTCATCAACTACCTGCTGGACCCCAAGGTCGCCGCGGCGAACACCAACTACGTGACCTATCCGAATCCGGTGCCCGCATCGAAGCCGCTGGTCGACAAGAGCATCGCGGACGATCCGACGATCTACCCGCCGGCCGACGTGGACGCGAAGCTGTTCACCTTCGCGGTGCTGCCGCCGGACGTGGATCGCCAGTACACGCGCATCTGGACGGAACTGAAGACCGGGCGCTGA
- the potA gene encoding polyamine ABC transporter ATP-binding protein — translation MAAEQGNGAAANGKANAQEYLRIVDVRKEFDGFVAVDDTNLTIRKGEIFALLGGSGSGKSTLLRCLAGFEKPSSGKIYLDGQLLNDLPPYERPLNMMFQSYALFPHMTVEQNIAFGLKQDGLSKDAIRKRVEEMLALVQLGKLAKRKPHQLSGGQQQRVALARSLAKGPKLLLLDEPMGALDKKLRSQMQLELVSIIEKSGVTCVMVTHDQEEAMTMATRIALMDQGWIRQVGTPDEIYEQPTSRFAAEFIGSVNLIEGAVEEDEANYVTIRSPQLPDPIYIGHGISGFEGQEVGFAVRPEKLGIGKDEPPQPHNKAKGVIEDIAYFGSHSVYHVRLPSGYKFMANFANVQRWASEGLTWNDEVWVWWDDNDGVVLTS, via the coding sequence ATGGCGGCAGAACAGGGCAACGGCGCGGCAGCTAACGGCAAGGCGAATGCGCAGGAGTACCTGCGCATCGTCGACGTGCGCAAGGAGTTCGATGGCTTCGTGGCGGTGGACGACACCAACCTGACCATCCGCAAGGGCGAGATCTTCGCCCTGCTGGGCGGCTCGGGCAGCGGCAAGTCCACCCTGCTGCGCTGCCTGGCGGGGTTCGAGAAGCCCTCGTCCGGCAAGATCTACCTGGACGGGCAGCTGCTCAACGACCTGCCACCGTACGAGCGCCCGCTGAACATGATGTTCCAGTCGTATGCGCTGTTCCCGCACATGACGGTGGAGCAGAACATCGCCTTCGGCCTGAAGCAGGACGGGCTGTCGAAGGATGCCATCAGGAAGCGCGTCGAGGAGATGCTGGCGCTGGTCCAGTTGGGCAAGCTGGCCAAGCGCAAGCCGCACCAGCTGTCCGGCGGCCAGCAGCAGCGCGTGGCACTGGCGCGCTCGCTGGCCAAGGGGCCGAAGCTGCTGCTGCTCGACGAGCCGATGGGCGCGCTGGACAAGAAGCTGCGTTCGCAGATGCAGCTGGAACTGGTCAGCATCATCGAAAAGTCCGGCGTGACCTGTGTGATGGTCACCCACGACCAGGAAGAGGCCATGACCATGGCCACCCGCATCGCGCTGATGGACCAGGGCTGGATCCGACAGGTCGGTACGCCCGATGAGATCTACGAACAGCCGACCAGCCGTTTCGCCGCCGAGTTCATCGGCTCGGTGAACCTGATCGAGGGCGCGGTGGAGGAAGATGAGGCCAACTACGTCACCATCCGCTCGCCGCAGCTGCCGGATCCCATCTACATCGGCCACGGCATCTCGGGCTTCGAGGGCCAGGAGGTCGGCTTCGCGGTGCGGCCCGAGAAGCTGGGCATCGGCAAGGACGAACCGCCGCAGCCGCACAACAAGGCGAAGGGCGTGATCGAGGACATCGCCTACTTCGGCAGCCACTCGGTCTACCACGTGCGTCTGCCGAGCGGCTACAAGTTCATGGCCAACTTCGCCAACGTGCAGCGCTGGGCCAGCGAGGGACTCACCTGGAACGACGAGGTCTGGGTGTGGTGGGACGACAACGACGGCGTGGTGCTGACCTCATGA
- a CDS encoding ABC transporter permease subunit, which yields MNLLRSLGKRLPGPRWGVISVPYVWLLLFFAIPFLIVLKISFAKLAIAMPPYTPILEYIDEALTLKLNLGNYAALFTDSQYVAAYLSSIKIAAISTLLALLVAYPIAYVIARLPPSSRNIAMMLVVLPSWTSFLIRVYAWIGILKNNGLLNNLLMKIGIIDEPLQILYTPLAAYIGIVYCYLPFMVLPLYTNLVKHDQRLLEAAYDLGAKPWKAFFTITLPLSRAGIIAGCMLVMIPAVGEFVIPELLGGPDTLMIGRVLWGEFFNNRDWPAASAVAIVMLILLLIPILIFNRVQQREMEGRLT from the coding sequence ATGAACCTCCTCCGCTCGCTGGGCAAGCGCCTGCCGGGGCCGCGCTGGGGGGTGATCTCGGTGCCCTATGTGTGGCTGCTGCTGTTCTTCGCCATCCCGTTCCTGATCGTGCTGAAGATCTCGTTTGCCAAGCTGGCGATCGCGATGCCGCCGTACACGCCCATCCTCGAGTACATCGACGAGGCGCTGACGCTCAAGCTCAACCTGGGCAACTACGCGGCGCTGTTCACCGATTCGCAGTACGTGGCGGCCTACCTCAGTTCGATCAAGATCGCGGCCATCTCGACCCTGCTCGCGCTGCTGGTCGCGTACCCCATCGCCTACGTGATCGCACGCCTGCCGCCTTCCTCGCGCAACATCGCGATGATGCTGGTGGTGCTGCCGTCGTGGACCTCGTTCCTGATCCGCGTCTACGCCTGGATCGGCATCCTCAAGAACAACGGCCTGCTCAACAACCTGCTGATGAAGATCGGCATCATCGACGAGCCGCTGCAGATCCTGTACACACCGCTGGCGGCCTATATCGGCATCGTCTACTGCTATCTGCCGTTCATGGTGCTGCCGCTGTACACCAACCTGGTGAAGCACGACCAGCGCCTGCTGGAGGCGGCCTACGACCTGGGCGCCAAGCCGTGGAAGGCCTTCTTCACCATCACCCTGCCGCTGTCCAGGGCCGGCATCATCGCCGGCTGCATGCTGGTGATGATCCCGGCGGTGGGCGAGTTCGTCATCCCCGAACTGCTGGGCGGGCCGGACACGCTGATGATCGGGCGCGTGCTGTGGGGCGAGTTCTTCAACAACCGCGACTGGCCGGCCGCCTCCGCCGTGGCCATCGTCATGCTGATCCTGCTGCTGATCCCGATCCTGATCTTCAACCGGGTGCAGCAGCGCGAGATGGAAGGGAGGCTGACATGA
- a CDS encoding ABC transporter permease subunit, with translation MSRARQRAVNWTVLGLGFAFLYIPVLILMVYSFNESRLATVWSGFSFKWYGELFRDKQMLQAAWISIKVAFWTATAAVVLGTMAALVMTRMRRFPGKTLFGALITAPLVMPEVIIGLSILLMFVSLGQVVGLQPRGILSIWIAHVTFTLAFVTVVVSSRLSELDKSLEEAAMDLGANRIKVFFLITLPIIAPALVSGWLLAFTLSLDDVVIASFVAGPSSTTLPMKVFSSVRMGLSPKINALATLMILVVSVAAFLGWWLMYREEKRRQRDMQLALQDNG, from the coding sequence ATGAGCCGCGCGCGACAACGCGCCGTCAACTGGACGGTGCTGGGGCTTGGGTTCGCCTTCCTCTACATCCCCGTCCTCATCCTGATGGTGTACTCGTTCAACGAGTCGCGCCTGGCCACGGTGTGGTCCGGCTTCTCGTTCAAGTGGTACGGCGAACTGTTCCGCGACAAGCAGATGCTGCAGGCCGCGTGGATCAGCATCAAGGTGGCGTTCTGGACCGCGACCGCGGCGGTGGTGCTGGGCACGATGGCGGCGCTGGTGATGACGCGCATGCGCCGTTTCCCGGGCAAGACCCTGTTCGGCGCGCTGATCACCGCGCCGCTGGTGATGCCCGAGGTGATCATCGGCCTGTCGATCCTGCTGATGTTCGTCTCGCTGGGGCAGGTGGTCGGGCTGCAGCCGCGCGGCATCCTGTCGATCTGGATCGCGCACGTGACCTTCACCCTGGCCTTCGTCACCGTGGTGGTGTCCTCGCGGCTGTCCGAACTGGACAAGTCGCTGGAAGAGGCGGCGATGGACCTGGGCGCGAACCGGATCAAGGTGTTCTTCCTCATCACGCTGCCGATCATCGCGCCGGCGCTGGTCTCGGGCTGGTTGCTGGCGTTCACGCTGTCGCTGGACGACGTGGTGATCGCCAGCTTCGTCGCCGGCCCCAGTTCGACTACGCTGCCGATGAAGGTGTTCTCGTCGGTGCGCATGGGCCTTAGCCCGAAGATCAACGCACTCGCCACCCTGATGATTCTGGTCGTGAGCGTGGCCGCCTTCCTCGGCTGGTGGTTGATGTACCGCGAAGAGAAGCGTCGACAGCGCGACATGCAACTGGCGTTGCAGGACAACGGGTAG